The Candidatus Caldatribacterium sp. genome contains the following window.
GCAAACCACAAAAAGGTCTCCGCAAGACCCTCCTCAAGGGAAACCTGGGGCTCCCAGGCGAGGATGTTTTTGGCTTTCTCTATGGAGAGGGCGATGCGGGAGATTTCTCCTTTCCGTTCCTCCGAAAAAACGACCTCCACCGTCCGCCCCGCAACACGCTCAAAAAGGGCAACAAGTTCAAGGACGCTCGTTTCCTTCCCGGTTCCAATGTTGTACGCCCCGGAGGGCGCCGAAAGGGCAAGGAGATTTGCCCTTGCCACATCCCCAACAAAGACGTAGTCCCGGGTTTTCGTGCCGTCCCCGAAGACCACACAGGGTTTACCTTCAAGAATTCGCTCCGAGAAAATGGCCACAACCCCTGCTTCACCCCTTGGGTCCTGGCGGGGGCCGTAGACATTCCCGTACCGAAGGGCAACGTAGGGAATCCCCCAAACCGCCTCGTAGTACCGGAGGTAGCACTCCGCCGCGTACTTGGCCACCCCATAAGGGGAAAGAGGGACCGGTGGGTAATCCTCCGAAACGGGGAGCTCCTCCACCTCCCCGTAGAGCGCCCCACCGGTGGATGCAAAGACGATCTTCTCAACGCCGAATTCCCTTGCAAGCTCAAGAACGTTGAGCGTTCCAAGAATATTCACCGAGGCATCAAAGAGGGGGTCTTCCACCGAATGGCGAAGGTTGATGTGGGCAGCATGGTGGTTCACGTACCTTGGGCGCTCTCGAGAGAAGACCTCAGAGAGCGCGCTTTTGTCCCGGATGTCCACCTGGTAGAACCGGGCCTGGGGATTCACGTTCTCTCTCCTTCCGGTTGAGAGATCATCCACCACCGCTACCGAAAACCCTGCCGCGAGGTACGCGTCAACCACGTGGGATCCGATGAAGCCTGCTCCTCCGGTAACAAGAATAGTCACGCCTTTTCCTCCTTTCCGGATTAAGATACCACAGAGCGCCCCTCCTTGACACCCCTGGTATAATACGGGGAAGCTTACCTTGCGGAGCGTGAGACCATGACTAAGGCAGTGATTTTCGACATAGACGGAACCATAACCGACACCAACATCCTCTTCCTTGAGGCCATAAAGGAGGCGTACCGGGAGTTCACCGGCGAAGAAAAACCCCGGGAGTTCTTCATCTTTACCCTCGGGATTCCAAGCCCTGAAACGGTGAGAAAACTCGGTATTCCAGAGGAACAAAGGGACGCCTTCATCAGGCGGTGGCAGGAACTCATCAAGCTCGGTATGCCCCGCGTTCGCCTTTTTCCGGGGATGCGGGAAGTCCTTGAGGCACTCCATGAGGCGGATATCCCCATGGCCATCGTTACGGCGAAGGTCCGCTCAGAAATGAGCTACCAGTTCGACCGCTTCGGCCTCAACCACCTCTTTAAATTCATCCTCTGCGCCGAGGACACCCCGCGACCAAAGCCGTACCCGGATCCTCTCCTTGTGGCCTGCGAAAAACTCGGGGTTCCTCCGAAAGAGGCGCTCTTTGTGGGGGATAGCATCTACGACATCACCGCAGCCCGTCTTGCGGGGGTTCCCTTTGCCCTGGCAAGCTGGGGAGCCCTTGAGAAGGAGCGGGTCCTTGCCATGCACCCGGAGTTCGTCCTCTCTACTCCGCAGGACCTCTTGAGGATTCTCCGGGGAAGCCTCGAGAGAATGACGCGAGTATCGCTCTGAGGCGACGGGCGTCCTCGAACATGGGGATGTTGTTGAAGAGGCAAAAAACCTCCTTTCCGTACCCGGTGAGCTTCCGGGCAAGGAAATGGAGGTCTTCTTCTGTGTACCGGTAACGGTACGACCCTTTCCCGTGGAGGCGGAGATAAACCACCTTTCCCCATTCGGGCTCGCCCGTGAAGGGATCGGTAACATGGACAAGGTCGAGGCTTCGGCAGAGGGCCTGTACTTCCTCTTTCTTCCACTTTCCCCGGGGCTCCCAGGCAAGGAGGTACTCCCCCCGGGGGAAACGCTCGAAAAAGGAAACGAAGTTCTCGATGTTCTCAGGGGTTGGGGAA
Protein-coding sequences here:
- a CDS encoding NAD-dependent epimerase/dehydratase family protein — its product is MTILVTGGAGFIGSHVVDAYLAAGFSVAVVDDLSTGRRENVNPQARFYQVDIRDKSALSEVFSRERPRYVNHHAAHINLRHSVEDPLFDASVNILGTLNVLELAREFGVEKIVFASTGGALYGEVEELPVSEDYPPVPLSPYGVAKYAAECYLRYYEAVWGIPYVALRYGNVYGPRQDPRGEAGVVAIFSERILEGKPCVVFGDGTKTRDYVFVGDVARANLLALSAPSGAYNIGTGKETSVLELVALFERVAGRTVEVVFSEERKGEISRIALSIEKAKNILAWEPQVSLEEGLAETFLWFAEEMRRESHGS
- a CDS encoding HAD family hydrolase; this translates as MTKAVIFDIDGTITDTNILFLEAIKEAYREFTGEEKPREFFIFTLGIPSPETVRKLGIPEEQRDAFIRRWQELIKLGMPRVRLFPGMREVLEALHEADIPMAIVTAKVRSEMSYQFDRFGLNHLFKFILCAEDTPRPKPYPDPLLVACEKLGVPPKEALFVGDSIYDITAARLAGVPFALASWGALEKERVLAMHPEFVLSTPQDLLRILRGSLERMTRVSL
- a CDS encoding DUF72 domain-containing protein; the encoded protein is MQRTFYELLSPETLARLRKEAPPGFLFTLKAFQGITHPASSPTYRRTKLPPTFRPENLGFFRRTEEVEACARHTLSLALALSARVIVFQCPPSFSPTPENIENFVSFFERFPRGEYLLAWEPRGKWKKEEVQALCRSLDLVHVTDPFTGEPEWGKVVYLRLHGKGSYRYRYTEEDLHFLARKLTGYGKEVFCLFNNIPMFEDARRLRAILASFSRGFPGESSRGPAE